One Clostridium sp. CM027 genomic window carries:
- a CDS encoding ABC transporter permease — protein sequence MEINSELFEKIPNDKKKMNEIVRPSETYLQDAWRRLKQNKLAMGGLVFVILITILAIVGPMLSKYNYYSQNFRIANQNPSATHWLGTDKFGRDQFVRILYGARISLIIAYVASILNLVVGILYGSIAGYAGGIVDNLMMRIVDVIWSVPSMIYVILLMVILTKPNHPSADGGMLNIIIAMAISFWVVMARIVRSQVMALKEQEFVLAAKVSGASSMRIILKHLIPNSMGPIIVTMTMSVPGAIFTEAFLSFIGLGISAPQASWGSLASEALDGYQLYPLQLFFPAMAICLTILAFNFLGDGLRDALDPKMRK from the coding sequence AATAGTGAGTTATTTGAAAAAATACCAAATGACAAGAAAAAAATGAATGAGATAGTTAGACCAAGTGAAACTTATCTACAGGATGCTTGGAGAAGATTAAAACAAAACAAGCTTGCGATGGGAGGATTAGTTTTTGTTATATTAATAACTATACTTGCTATAGTTGGCCCAATGTTATCAAAGTATAATTATTATTCTCAGAATTTTAGAATTGCAAACCAAAACCCTAGTGCGACTCATTGGCTCGGTACTGATAAGTTTGGTCGCGACCAATTTGTAAGAATATTATATGGAGCAAGAATTTCACTTATCATTGCATATGTTGCAAGTATATTAAATCTTGTTGTAGGAATTTTGTATGGTAGTATTGCAGGATATGCAGGTGGTATTGTTGATAATTTAATGATGAGGATTGTTGATGTAATTTGGTCAGTACCTAGTATGATTTATGTTATTCTCTTGATGGTTATACTTACTAAACCAAATCATCCATCAGCCGATGGGGGTATGTTAAATATTATAATTGCAATGGCAATATCCTTTTGGGTGGTAATGGCAAGAATAGTTCGTTCGCAAGTTATGGCACTAAAGGAACAGGAATTTGTCCTTGCTGCAAAGGTTTCAGGTGCGTCTAGCATGAGAATAATACTAAAACATCTTATTCCAAATAGTATGGGACCGATAATAGTAACAATGACAATGTCTGTACCGGGTGCTATTTTTACAGAAGCTTTTCTTAGTTTTATAGGACTTGGAATTTCTGCACCTCAAGCATCATGGGGAAGCCTTGCGTCAGAAGCATTAGATGGATACCAACTTTACCCATTACAATTGTTTTTCCCGGCGATGGCAATATGTTTAACAATACTTGCATTTAATTTCCTTGGTGACGGCTTAAGAGATGCTCTAGATCCAAAGATGAGAAAATAA
- a CDS encoding ABC transporter ATP-binding protein yields MEKLLEINNLKTSFFTHVGEVQAVGGVSFYLNKGEALGIVGESGSGKSVTMMSLMRLLADTGKIIDGEMLFQGKDLAKISEKEMEKIRGNEIGMIFQDPMTSLNPVFNIGNQIMEPLLKHRGLSKQEAFDKSVKMLSLVGIPSPEKRMKQYPHEFSGGMRQRAMIAMALCCEPKLLIADEPTTALDVTIQAQILELMKDIKEKLNTSIILITHDLGVVADVCDRINVMYGGLIAETGSTKDLFYNPRHPYTWGLLNSIPNPQSTIREKLKPIEGQPPDLLKPPVGCPFAARCNYSMKICEKQRPPLFQISPEHNAACFLNHPSAPKVKAPVGRGSL; encoded by the coding sequence ATGGAAAAATTACTTGAAATAAATAATTTAAAAACATCTTTTTTTACACATGTAGGAGAGGTGCAGGCTGTAGGTGGAGTATCCTTTTACTTAAATAAAGGTGAGGCTCTTGGAATAGTTGGAGAATCCGGAAGTGGAAAAAGCGTTACTATGATGTCACTTATGAGACTACTTGCTGATACAGGGAAAATAATAGATGGTGAAATGCTATTCCAAGGAAAAGATTTAGCAAAGATTTCCGAGAAAGAAATGGAAAAAATAAGAGGAAATGAAATTGGAATGATATTTCAGGACCCCATGACTTCCCTAAATCCTGTATTCAACATAGGTAATCAAATAATGGAACCATTACTTAAACATAGAGGATTAAGTAAGCAAGAAGCTTTTGATAAGTCAGTGAAAATGCTTTCATTAGTTGGAATCCCAAGTCCTGAAAAAAGAATGAAACAATACCCTCATGAATTTTCTGGTGGTATGAGACAACGTGCAATGATTGCTATGGCATTATGTTGTGAACCAAAATTGTTAATTGCAGATGAACCTACAACAGCCCTAGATGTTACTATACAGGCACAAATTCTTGAACTTATGAAGGATATTAAAGAAAAATTAAACACTTCTATTATTCTTATAACGCATGATTTAGGCGTGGTTGCAGATGTTTGCGACAGAATAAATGTTATGTACGGTGGATTAATTGCAGAGACGGGGTCTACTAAGGACTTATTTTATAATCCAAGGCATCCATATACTTGGGGGCTTTTAAATAGTATTCCAAATCCCCAAAGTACCATAAGGGAAAAACTGAAACCAATAGAGGGTCAACCGCCAGATTTGTTAAAACCTCCTGTGGGATGTCCATTTGCAGCTAGATGTAATTATTCTATGAAGATTTGTGAAAAGCAAAGACCGCCATTATTTCAAATTAGTCCTGAGCATAATGCAGCTTGCTTTCTAAATCACCCTAGTGCACCTAAGGTAAAAGCACCTGTTGGAAGGGGGAGTTTATAA
- a CDS encoding ABC transporter ATP-binding protein: MSVEKVLVEIKDLKKYFPVKKGLFGTAHSYVKAVDGISFTINKGETLGLVGESGCGKTTCGRTIIKLYEPTGGQIIYDGHDLSKLSQKQMLPYRKKIQMIFQDPYASLNSRMTVGDIVGESIDIHGVYKGKDRMARIQELLTTVGLNSEHSSRYPHEFSGGQRQRIGIARSIAVQPEFIICDEPISALDVSIQAQIINMLEELQENMGLTYLFIAHDLSMVKHISNRIGVMYLGKMVEIGKSDEVYSLPMHPYTQALLSAIPIPDPEGAALRKRIMLEGEIPSPIDPPPGCRFKGRCKYAKAICSEVDPELKNLGADHFVACHLF, encoded by the coding sequence ATGAGTGTTGAAAAAGTATTAGTTGAAATAAAAGATTTGAAAAAATATTTTCCTGTTAAAAAGGGATTGTTTGGTACAGCTCATAGTTATGTAAAAGCAGTAGATGGTATTTCTTTTACGATCAATAAAGGTGAGACTTTAGGGCTTGTGGGAGAATCAGGCTGTGGTAAAACAACCTGTGGAAGAACAATAATAAAGCTATATGAACCAACTGGTGGACAAATAATATACGATGGACATGATTTATCAAAGTTAAGTCAAAAGCAGATGCTTCCTTATAGAAAAAAAATTCAAATGATATTCCAAGACCCCTATGCTTCGTTAAATTCAAGAATGACTGTTGGCGACATAGTTGGTGAATCAATTGACATTCATGGTGTTTATAAAGGTAAGGATAGAATGGCAAGAATTCAAGAACTGTTAACAACGGTGGGATTAAACAGTGAACATTCTAGCAGATATCCACATGAATTTTCTGGCGGTCAAAGACAAAGAATTGGTATAGCTAGGTCTATAGCAGTGCAACCAGAATTTATAATTTGTGATGAACCTATATCTGCACTTGATGTTTCCATACAAGCACAGATTATAAATATGCTCGAAGAGTTGCAAGAAAATATGGGATTAACATATCTTTTTATAGCTCATGATTTATCAATGGTTAAGCATATATCAAATAGAATTGGAGTTATGTATTTAGGTAAAATGGTTGAAATAGGTAAAAGTGATGAGGTATATAGCCTCCCAATGCATCCATATACTCAGGCGCTACTTTCGGCTATTCCAATACCGGACCCTGAAGGTGCAGCACTAAGAAAGAGGATTATGCTTGAGGGAGAAATACCATCACCTATAGATCCTCCACCGGGATGTAGATTTAAAGGTAGATGTAAATATGCTAAGGCAATATGTTCAGAGGTAGACCCAGAGCTTAAAAATTTAGGGGCAGACCACTTTGTGGCTTGTCATTTATTTTAA
- a CDS encoding peptide ABC transporter substrate-binding protein, whose protein sequence is MNKSTKISATLLAVTLGVSLLSGCGTKAAPEANGKVPQVITFNLGAEPKTIDPALSQASDSADVIGNAFEGLMRLDDKDKPIPGMADRYEMSKDGLTYTFHIRSGAQWSDGKPVVAGDFEYAWKRVLKPATASVYSYQLFYLKNAQGYNESELAADKKTAGVKSATVDEVGVKAKDDSTLVVTLENPTAYFLSLMAFETYMPIRKDVADKDASWATKPATYITNGAFKMKEWKPKDVLTFVKNDKYWDVKNIKLDTLNYKMLEDQTAALSAYKAGQMDLIKDPPQSEIPALVADGSCKITPNYATYYYVLNLTAEAVKINPEAAKAIQNPKVRKALSLALNRKDIVDNVSKGGQTPATSFVPKGSLEPNGKDFANKAYYPAEGDIAQAKKLLAEAGYPDGKGFPKITLLYNTLAGHQNIAAAVQDMWKTNLGVNIELKNQEWKVFIQTRNTKQYILARNGWNADYTDPMTFLDLFTTSSGNNDAGYSNPAYDAKIIAAKKELDPAKRMAILHEAEDIIMNNDVVIPIYGYTNTMVSKPNIMGVRTSALGKHWFQKAYVTAAK, encoded by the coding sequence ATGAATAAATCAACAAAGATTAGTGCAACTTTGCTTGCGGTAACCTTAGGGGTATCATTGCTATCGGGCTGTGGCACTAAAGCGGCACCAGAGGCTAATGGCAAGGTGCCGCAGGTAATAACTTTCAATTTAGGTGCAGAACCTAAGACTATCGATCCAGCATTAAGTCAGGCAAGTGACAGTGCAGATGTTATCGGAAATGCTTTTGAGGGTTTGATGAGATTGGATGATAAAGATAAACCAATTCCAGGTATGGCTGACAGGTATGAAATGTCAAAAGATGGTTTGACTTATACGTTTCATATTAGAAGTGGCGCTCAATGGTCAGATGGCAAACCAGTTGTTGCTGGTGATTTCGAATATGCGTGGAAAAGAGTTTTAAAGCCTGCAACTGCTTCTGTATATTCTTATCAACTTTTTTACTTGAAGAATGCCCAAGGGTATAATGAAAGCGAACTTGCAGCTGACAAGAAAACAGCTGGTGTAAAATCAGCAACTGTTGATGAAGTCGGAGTTAAGGCTAAAGATGATTCAACTCTTGTAGTTACCCTCGAAAACCCAACTGCTTACTTCTTATCACTTATGGCTTTCGAAACATATATGCCGATTAGAAAAGATGTAGCAGATAAAGATGCTTCTTGGGCAACCAAACCTGCAACTTATATTACTAATGGTGCATTTAAAATGAAAGAATGGAAACCTAAGGATGTTTTGACTTTTGTAAAAAACGACAAATATTGGGATGTTAAAAATATTAAACTTGATACTCTTAACTATAAAATGTTAGAGGATCAAACAGCAGCACTTTCAGCATATAAAGCCGGTCAAATGGATCTCATTAAAGACCCACCACAATCAGAAATTCCTGCGCTTGTAGCAGATGGTAGTTGCAAAATCACTCCTAATTATGCAACTTACTACTATGTGCTAAATCTTACAGCAGAGGCGGTTAAGATAAATCCAGAGGCTGCTAAGGCTATACAAAACCCTAAAGTAAGAAAAGCATTATCGCTTGCCCTTAACAGAAAAGACATAGTTGATAACGTTAGTAAAGGTGGGCAAACCCCAGCAACGTCATTTGTTCCAAAAGGGAGTCTAGAACCAAATGGTAAGGATTTTGCAAATAAAGCTTACTACCCAGCGGAGGGAGATATAGCTCAAGCTAAAAAATTACTAGCTGAAGCAGGGTATCCCGATGGAAAAGGATTCCCTAAAATAACTTTACTCTATAACACCCTTGCGGGACACCAAAATATAGCTGCTGCAGTTCAAGATATGTGGAAAACAAATCTTGGAGTAAATATAGAACTTAAGAACCAAGAATGGAAGGTATTCATACAAACAAGAAATACTAAGCAATATATTCTTGCAAGAAATGGCTGGAATGCAGACTACACAGATCCAATGACATTCCTTGATTTATTTACAACAAGTTCAGGAAATAATGACGCTGGATACAGTAATCCAGCATATGATGCAAAAATAATAGCTGCAAAAAAGGAATTAGATCCAGCTAAGAGAATGGCTATTTTGCATGAAGCAGAAGACATTATTATGAACAATGATGTTGTAATTCCTATTTATGGGTATACAAATACAATGGTTTCAAAACCAAATATTATGGGAGTTCGTACATCAGCTTTAGGAAAACATTGGTTCCAAAAAGCCTACGTAACTGCTGCTAAATAA